The Candidatus Bathyarchaeia archaeon DNA segment AAGATTCGGCGAAGGGTCAGCATCAATAGCTATCGTTTTTAGTCCTTTCTTCGCAAAAAGGCAGGCAAGAGCTCCAGCAATTAGCGTTTTGCCAACCCCGCCCTTTCCAGAAACAGCAATTTTCACTCGACATGCCTCTTGCTGATTAACTCTCGCAAAATTATTTACACTTTTCTACGCTGCAGCTTTGCAACTGTTAGAGAAACAGGTCCTTTTCTGGTGGTCTTACCAGTTCTGTTGCTTTCGCGTTTTCGAATTTTTGATATTTGTAGCCGCGGATTAGCGCTACTGGAACAGCCTCGTCTGCTTGTCCTATCACTAACTCAGCAGCGGAACAAAGCTCATCAGCCACAGCCGTTTGTTTCACCCTCAAAACGTAACCGAACAAGTCCTTCTCGCCACGCCTGTCTCGAATCGGCTTTATCCCAGCCACTCCAATAGCCACGTTTATTTCACCCTCCCTTAACGGACGCCCATGCGTGTCCGAAATAATCACTGCAACATCACAACCAGTCAACCGCTTAACCTCCTGCCTAATCCTTTCCGCAGAAGCGTCTGGGTCATCAGGCAACAAAGCAACAATCCTTTTGCCAGGCACATTAGACTTGTCAACACCAGAATTCGCACAGACAAACCCATGCTTGGTTTCCGTGATAAGCTTACCGTCGCCCATTCGCTTGATACTTTTAGATTCTCGGAGGACGACTTCAACCATGGCAGGGTCCTTATCGAATTGTGCGGCTATACTTTTCGCAAACTCCGACGGCACAACATCATCAAGGTTCACAATTTTGCCTTCAGCGCGCGAAGCAATAACATGCGTAACCACGAGTATGTCTCCATCGCGGATTGGAGTTCCCTGCTTTTCTGCTGCCTCGCAAATAAGTTTGGCTAAGTTGTCGCCTTCTTTAATTATTGGCAACCCATTGATTCCAATTATTTGAATTATGCTCATAGCAGCGCCACATCGGCATTAATATAAGAGGAGTGGTTCTTTACAATTTCGCTGAACCCCACCAATCACAACCAGAAAGCTGCTCAACAACACTCTTGGCAAAAAGGGATTGTTTAAACGCAATTTTCACACATTTTGCAACGCGTCTACGAAAGATTTTTAATCTCAACACTATTTTCTCTTTAGTCAAGATGATGTTTCAATGAAAATATTACATGAATTTGTTCCAACACGCAAATTTCTAAAAATCGCAGAAGAAGTCAAAGATTTAGTTGACGGATGGAACGTCACCGACAGCGCAGCGGGACTCCCAGCGCCAAGCGGCACAGCCGTAAGCTGCGTACTCAAGGCTAAGTATCCCGACAAGATGGTGATACCAATCTTCATATTGCACTATAAAGGTCCAGTGGAAGTGGGAGGTTTAGCTTTAGCAGCAGACGCCGTAGGCCTAGACGGCCTCGTGCTCTCTATGGGCGACGTCCCAAAATATGGAGAGCCAATAAAAATGCTCAAATCTTCAGAGGAAGCCCGAGATTTCCTGCGCACGACAGTACGCTTAAAAAATCTGAAGCTGGGCTCTTTGCTTACGGCTCGCCGTTCCATTGAGGACAGTATCGCCAGAGTGAGAGAACCATGGGACTTTGTTTTCTTCATGAGACTGGAAGATAAAACCTTCCCAGCACTGGAGCAAATAGCCAAAGAATGCAAACGCCTAAACAAGCCAATATACACGTACTTGCTGGTGGAAACACCCAAAAACGTGGAAACTATGAAAATGATTGGTTGGACAAGCACCACCAGCATAGACCGCGTTGAAGATTATGTGGCAAAATTGGAAGGCATCGTAGATGGCGTAATCGCAACATGCGCTGGAGACCACGAAGGCGACAAAGAACTACTAGGAAAACTTCAGAAATTCAGAAAATAAAATAAGGTTTAACTCATAACCCTTTTACCTTTTTGTTTTTAGTTTCACAGAATATTCTACACCATTAATGAAGAAAAAAGGCTTTTCCGAAACTTTTAAACTTAAACACAAATGTTATTCTCTCATAAAGTGGGTTATTCACATGAGCTTTAATAAGATAAGCTTTGAAGAATCCTTAGGAAAAAATGTTGTCGCCGCAGGGAAATGTGTTGGTTGCGGCACATGCGTTGTCATTTGTCCTTTCGGTTGTTTAGAATATATGAAAGGCGAGCCGCGAATAGTTAAAGAGTGCAAAGTCTGCGGCATCTGCGCACAAACCTGCCCAACATACGAGTGGTCATGGTTGAAAGTGGAAAATTTTGTGTTCGGCAGAGAACGAAAGGCTGAAGAAGAATTCGGCGTCTATCGCAGGCTCGCGGTAGCTAAAGCGAAGAATAGTGAAACACTTGAGGTTTGTCAAGATGGCGGCGTTGCTACGGCACTGTTGCTTTTTGCTATGGAAAAAGGAATTATTGATGGTGCAGTCGTCTCTGGAATCGGTGGTGAAAAACCGTTTTACCCAATTCCAAAGTTAGCCACAACACAGAAGGAAATTATGGAATGTGCCGGAACAAAATACTCCTATTCGCCCAACATTCTCGCATTGACTGAAGGAATTAAACAAAAAAAGACGAGTTTAGCATTTGTTGGGACGCCTTGCCAAATTCGTGCAATAAGAAAAATACAAATGTCAGGCTTAAAGAAATATAGTGCGCCTCTAAAATTTTTAGTTGGACTCATGTGTTCAGAATGCTTCACTTACGAGGGACTAATGGAAAACCACATCAGAGAAGCATTAGGCGTAAACTTGAACTCGATAAAAAAGATGAATATTAAAGGAAAAATGCTCGTCACAACAGAGTCAGAAGTAAAAGCTATTCCCTTAGCTGATGTTAAGCAATACGTCAGAAAAAGCTGCAGATTCTGCGATGACTTCAGCTCTGAATTGGCAGACATATCCGTCGGCGGTCTCGGACTCGACGGCTGGACTTTCGTGATAATACGCACAAAAGAGGGAGAAGAACTCTTTGAAGCAGCAGAAAAAACTGGAATAATTGAAACTCGACCAGTAGAAAAAGGCGAGTTTGCGCTTAGTTTACTCTTAAAGCTTTCAGCGAAAAAACGAAAAACCGCAAGCGAAGAAATAGCTCAGCCTAAGAGCTAATCCACCCGTTAAAAGCACATATTTCACTCAATGGTTTTCGAGGAGGAAGCTGCGGTTTTTCACTTGCATACCCCATGATAACCATAGCTTGCGGTTCAAATTCTCTCGGCAGTCGCAGAACTTCTTTTATAGCTTCTTGACAGAAAAGTGGTGCGCAAATCCAACATGCGCCAAGTCCGTGGTGATGGGCTAAGAGGAGCAGGGTTTGGATGTATGCTGCTACGCTTTGAGTTGCCATTAAGTATTCAGCCTTTCGCCTTCGCTGGTCTGGATATTCGTACATGTCTGCCATTGTTACACAAGCAATCATAACAATTGGGCTTTTTGTGATTCTATCCAAACTCTCAACTTTCACAATCTTTTCAGCTTCCCCTTTGGGAACACCATCCTTAAGCATGTCAAAAAGCCATACTTTGCCCATTTTAGCGGCTAATTTTTTCTTTACTTCGTCATCGTCTATTACTATTATGCGCCATGGCTGAGCGTTGTGAGCAGAAGGAGACCACCGTGCCAAATCTAAAACGGCAGTTATGAGTTCACGTGAAACTTTAGTGGACGTGAATCTTCTAATACTTCTTCTCGACTTTACCAGTTCAGTTATATCCAAATTTATTCCTCTTTCCACGTTCTTTATTTGAATTGTAAGTTTTTAAAATCGTGGTTTAGAGTCAGCTTTATGAAGTTAAATGAGAGCTTTACCCTTGTGAATGTTTATGGGATTCGTGACAGCTCTTGCTGGCGGAGTAGGTGCAGCCAAACTGTTACGCGGTCTTATTCAGATAATCCCACCGCAGGATTTAGTGATTGTTGGTAACACAGGCGACGATGCAGAACTTTATGGACTCCATATAAGCCCAGACTTGGACATAATCATGTACACGCTAGCCGGGATTATTGATGAAACGAAAGGGTGGGGCGTTTCTGGCGACACATTCAACTGCCTCGACTTGCTGGGTAAGCTTGGACTTGAAACATGGTTTAAGCTTGGCGACCGCGATTTGGCAGTTCATATCTTAAGAACAAAAATGTTGAAGGAAGGCATGACGCTTTCACGGGTCACAACAGAACTCTGCAAGATGTTTGGAGTCGAAGCCAAACTCGTGCCCATGAGCAATGACCCTGTGAGAACTAAAGTATTGTCGGGCATGCTTCGCCTTGAGTTTCAGGAATACTTTGTAAAAAGAGAAACCAAAGATGCAGTAACTGGCGTGTTGTTTGAGGGAGCAGAAAACGCTAAACCCACACCTGGCATAATCAAGGCAATAAGGGAAGCAGACCGCGTTGTCGTATGCCCAAGCAATCCTATATTGAGCATATTGCCTATACTCGCAGTTTCGCCAATCAGAAAAGAGTTACAAAAAACTAATGCGTATGTTGTTGGCATCAGCCCAATCATAGGCGGAAAAGCGCTCAAAGGACCAGCAGATAAAATTATGGCTAGTATGGGATTGGAAGCCTCAGCATATGGCGTGGCTAAATTTTATGCAGACTTTCTTGACCATTTCATAATAGATAAGGTCGATGAAGACTATAAGAGACGGATAGAAGAGTTAGACGTAAAAGTAACTGTTACTGATACGGTAATGAAAACTCTGGAAGATTCTATTCGTTTGGCTAAAATCGCCATGGAAGTGAAGTGATGATTGATTATATTTCACGAATTTCGCATTGAAGTTTCTTTATGATTTCTTCAGCCTTTGCTGGTTCGACTTTTAAAGTGTAAAGCTTCCTTGGCGTGCGCAGTTTCAGTTTTACAACATCCTTTAATCTTTTCACTGCACAGTAATCCGCACGCTCACTTATGCTGATGAATTTTTCCTCGTCAAAGATTTCAGAGGGCATGAATCCTCCCACGTTAGACACTTCTTGAGTGACGCCACATTTTTATCTGTTTTGGTTAGGCACAATCTCCAACTTTAAGAGCAAATGATATCTGCAATTTCCAACAAAGAAGAACACAAAGGAAGAGAAAGAATGGCAAAAAGAAAGCTTGAGGGAATTTTTGTTCCACACGTAACGCCTTTCAAACGTGACGGCAGTCTTGATGAAAAAGCGTTAAGAACATGCGTAAGGTTTTGGCTGGAAGGCGGAGTTTCTGGACTCGTGTCGTGTGGAAGCAACGGAGAAGCACCGTATCTATCTAGGGAAGAAAGGAAAAAAGTCATAGAAACAGTGATGGACGAGGTTAGCGAAAAAACAATCGTCATCGTTGGGACCGGCAGCATAAGCACTAGAGAGACTATTCTGTTCACAAAGGACGCAAAAGATGCTGGAGTTGACGCAGCACTTGTGGTCACACCGTTTTATTTCAAACTCTCAAACAAAGAAGTGCTAAAGCATTATGAGGCTTTGTTGGAGACTGTTGACCTTCCAATCATTCTCTACAGTGTCCCAAAATTCACGGGTTATTCTCTCGAACCAAACTTGATACAACAACTCGCATCAAAATACGAAAATGTTATCGGAGTTAAAGACAGCAGCGGAAACCTTGGCACTATAACTGAAACTATAAGGTTGGTTGGCGACAAAATCTCAGTTCTGGCTGGAACAGCCGAAGTAACTCTTCCCACACTAATCGCGGGCGGAAGCGGTGCAGTCATAGCCGTTGCAAACGTGTTCCCAAAACTATGCAACGAAATTTATGAAAGTTTTAAAAGAAGAAACTATGAAAAAGCGGGTAAACTACAGCAACAAATATCGCACATAAACGAAATACTCGTGAAAAAATACAACCAACTATCATCCATAAAAGAAGCACTAAACATTTTAGGACTGCCAGGGGGATATCCGCGTATGCCATCTTTGCCATTAGAAAAGGAAAATAGAAAGGAAATTGAGACTTTTGTGAAAAATTTGTCTGCTATGCCTTTGTATGGAAAAATTAAGAAATTATGAGGATATTTTATGTTCGCATTAACAAAAGATGACCGCCAATAAGAGCCAATAAAAATCAATAACTATATATATAACCTAATGTTCACTGATATCTGATGACGATGAGACTCACCCTTACAATCAAAGCCGACGAGCTGAAACTTGCACAATTATTAGACAAATTCTCAGAGCAATATAGAGCAACTTATGCGCTCAAACGCAAAAACGGCGAATTCATTCTCCAAATGAACACAGACAACTTCGGCGAACTAGTGAGAAGACTAAACCACCTAAAAGATTGCATCTTCAAAGTTGAAGAAATACACGGTGGAGGATTATTGGAAAAACTAAACGTGAAGCCGATAAAAACTAATGTTGACGCCTTAGTCGGCAAGGAAACAGTGGCTAAAACTGATGTCGACCCAATCAATGGTGGTGTAGTCAAGCTCATGGGTGAACTGTGGTTTTGCCGACCAGAACAAGATAAAGTTATAAAAGAAGGAACAAAAGTAAGAATTGTGAGGGTAGAAGGAGTTAGCCTTATAGTGGAGGAGGTGGAAGAAACAGATGTTTGAAACGATACTACTAACCATGATAATAGCCCCAATAATAGTAGTTGTCATAGCGTTTCTGGCTTCTGGAGTGCGAAGAGTAAACCAATACGAAAAAGGAATCGTTGAAAGATGGAACGCTTACGAAAAAACCGTTGAGCCAGGGTTAAGGTTCATAATACCCTTCGTTCAGAGAATGTTTCGCGTCAACATGCGAGAACAAGTCATCGATGTACCGCCGCAAGAAATTATCACAGAAGACAACGTTGTTGTAACAATCGACGCCATAATCTATTATCAAGTGATTGACCCGAAGAGGGCGCTTTATGAAGTGGAAGACTTTGAACTTGCTATAGTAAAGCTTGCGCAGACCACATTGAGGAACATTGTAGGCGAAATGTCGCTGGACGTATGTCTAACGTCAAGAGAAAAAATAAACACAGAACTCAGGAAAGTCTTAGATGAGGCTACAGATAAGTGGGGCGTCAAAGTTAACAGAATAGAACTTCAGAGAATTGACCCCCCAAGCGACATCCAACAAGCAATGCACAAACAGAAAACAGCAGAACAAGAAAGAAGACAAATGAGACTTATAGCAACAGGAAGAAAAGAAGCCGCAGCACAAGACAGAGAAGCTGCAATATTAAGAGCTCAAGGAGAGAAAGCAGCAGCAATACTGAAAGCTGAAGGAGAAGCTAAATCTATAGAAACAGTAGCAGCAGCACAAGCCCAAGCAATAAAAATGGTTTCCGAATCCGCAAACCAATACTTCAAAGAAAACGCTCAGCTAAACAAGAAATTAGACGTTATAAGAGACACATTCGCACAACAAACAAAGATAGTCGTCCCATCATCAGCGGAAATTCTTAACGTACTTGGGCTGGAAGGCGCACCATTGATTCCTATAAAGTCAGAAAAGAAGACAAATGAACAAGCTGAGGCAACGAGAGGATAACCAGTGTTTCAGCTCGAACTACTCTTCTGGCTTCTCATCATCATGGTATTATTACTAATAGTTTCTTCAGGAATAAAGAAAGCCGAGCCGAAAGTCAGAAGCTATGTAAAGGAGTTTCGAGAAGAACCCAGCGATGTGGATTTAAGACTTACCTACAAGAGATTCAAAGAACTTTATCCTTACTCTCAGATAACCTACCAAGAATATAAGAAACTGCAGATGGAAAGAGCCTTTAAACGAGCAGTAAGCTCAGAAAAGAACAAAAGAATGGTAAGATAAGTGGGCCGGACCGGATTTGAACCGGTGACCTTCCGCACGTCAAGCGGATGTCCTAACCGAGCTAGACTACCGGCCCTTGTATTTTCAGTAAAGGAGCCGTTATTAAAGAGTTTTTGGTCAATGTTGTTTAGGTCAATTGGGTCAATCTTGCTGTTCGTCTGCTTATTTTTAATAACTGAGTTAGCATACTCTAAACTTTGCTTGTGGTATTCAAACCTAGGCTTCTTTGTCGTTGGATCTAATCCTATGTAGTGCTTGACTCTATAGTAATTGTTGCCAATGCGCTGCAAGTAGCCTTCTTTTCCACAGACCCCACAGACAACCTTCATTCTAGCTTTCACCTCCCTACTGTTTTTGACTGCACCTTGGGTCAATCTAAGCATATAAAGACCATTAAAACTGGTTCGTTAACGGTTTAGTATGTATTCAATGCTAAAACAAACTATTTACATCAACCATAAGCAATACATTTTAAAGCATAATTCTGTCCTAGACAGGTAACAATAAACACATACTAAAAGGCTTGAAAATAGCTCTGTCCTGTCTGCATATCTTTATGATTCCCTATTTAAAAGTGATTAAAAAAAGGAATGGGCAGTCTTGCAATCAAACGACACCATGCCTTGGATTTCCCGAACTGCCTCCCAAGGGCTTTGTTCGCTGAACAGAGAATGAACATAAGGTTCCTTACTTGATTAAGCTATATTCTACTTGATATCATGTGACTTACATGCAAGACAAGGCTATTTTTAGTATGGATGGGTAGTCTTGTTGGGCATTAAAAAAGAAAAAGTTTATAAGGGAAAGTCCCTTCTTTTCTTTCCCAGGAAGGAAAAAAAGCCACAGTCTGAACTCGAAATGACGAATCATGCATAAGCAATAGTTATTTATTTACTTAAAGCTCAAATCTTATTGGTATTTACTAGAAAAGAAAGAAGTGAACTTATCCTATTTATGATAAGTGATAATAGTCTATCTTAAACTGATAAACTCTTTGAGTTTTCATGTAAACTATTTGTAATTCATCTTCATCACTTATTATTACACCTTTTTGGCAGTGTGTTTTAAAATGAGTAGAGAGTCTGATAGAAGATATCCTATTGATAAATCTCGTTATTATCAGTCTGTTGGAAAACTTCTTCCACATAGAATTGGGCAAATACTTCAAGAATTAGGATTTGGGTCATGGATTGCTCAGGGTCAATCAAATGATGTTGATCTCAAAGTTTTCGATGATGAAGGTAATTTGATAATAGTAGCAGAGATTCTCAATTGGTCTTCACGCTCAGAACTATCAGAAAACAGAAAGAACCGGATAATTAAGAATCTCTTACATTATAATTGTAAGAGACTTTTGATTTATACGACCTTAGAAAATGAACAAGTCCTCGATACCTTCGCCACTTATGGAATTTCTCTTCTTAAGATAGGTTTTCAGCTGCTACCGAAGTATTTCTATGATTTCTGTGCTAACAAGAACCAAATAGAATATAGGAAGACTGATTCAAGAGAAACCATAGACAACTTAGATCGAAGATAATTCAGTATTTACAGTCTTCTAGAATAGAAATTGTGCCTTCTGAAACAAGTGAATTGGCAGTCACAAGTCTATGACAAAATTTTAGGAGGTGATATTATGGTTACATTAGAGAAAACATATGTTAACGTCTACAAACTACATTTCATAGATGAGTCTGAGCATGATCAGTATCAGATTGTATTGTCCAAGAACATCAACACAGTTCGTTACTATGTAAAGAAACTGATGTATAATAGAGGATGGTTTCTAACTGATTTCTATGAATTAACTATCTATGATGACCATCTCTGGCTTACAAGATACATAATAAGATACAACGTTGTGAATGGAAAGATTAGAAGAAGAACTTAATGTATTGCAGACACTAATAGACACTTTAACCAAATACTGTAAGAATAACTTTTTATCAAAAAACAAAGCAAATCTAGCATGTAAGTATCACGTTACAAGATTATATCAAGCAGATTTTGTTGATCAGAGCTTGAAAACAAGAGATAAAAAAAGGTTTATGGGTAGTGTTGTCCAAAGTGTTCTACGGCTATGATTATGTCGTCCATGCTTATTTTTCCATCACTGTTTATATCACAGTTTGGATCGTAGTTTGGCTGTCCAATTTTTGAACCGAAAGCGTCACATAACAGGATTATGTCGTCCATTTTCACTTTAAGGTCACGATCAACATCGCCTGGAATGTATGGGACTGCAAATGCGAAGGTTGAAAGGTGAGTGGTTTCTCCACATATAATATTATTTTCTATGTCTACAGCAGTTGTTATGTTAGTCCATTCCTGTAGAGATTCATCCCAGTGCAGCAAGCACAAGTTCGCTTCTTCTTCAGCAGTCATGTTAGAATCATCATAAGCGATTCTAAGTCTAATAGTTCCAGAATAGTTAGCTGTAGTTTTAATATCATAATAGTTTTCTGCTAACTTGAAGCCGCTTGGTGGTTCAGGACCAACATCTATTATGTTAGCAGTTGTTAAACCAGCTACTGTCACATTATCATAAATCAAACAAACTTCAGAGGAAGGAAAAGCTGTTACGTTCTGGCCTTCCATTGTTAATCCTCCAAATGGACCCATTAAAGGATAGTTATCCACGTTATTTGCATCGATGATGTATGGAGTATCTCCTATACCATCACTACCAGTCTCATTCTGATAAGGACCACTATAAAAATCAACACCTGCATAGTCGCTCCAATAGTTTCCACCAGAAGGATAACCATCATCCCAAACATGACCGCCATGTGCTTGAAAAATTATTTGTTTCTCATTGTTTATAAAATTGTTATGAAAAAATGTATTAATACCTCCCAAACAGTATACGCCACACCAACGGTTATTCAATATATTATTCCCATAAATAATATTAAATGATGACTGAAGGTAGATGCCAGCGAAGTTATTAGATAACACATTACCTGAAATAGTTTGACTTTGGGCATCACTGGCCCACACGGAAATGCCATTTCCCCTATTTCCTACTATATTGTTCTTAGAAATATTGTTGTAACACGAACCATAAAAAATTATGATACCATTGCGGCTATTTATTAGTTCATTTCCATAAATGTTGGTGTAGCTTGTATTGAGCAGTTCGATTCCCGCAGATGTATAGGAAAGGTTAAGGTTTTCTATCCTAATATTAGTACAGCTAACTAAGACTACTTGACCAGCATTCTCAACAACAACATTAGAGTTGCCTTCCAAGTATACGAGAGGCTTTCCATTAACTGCATTATTGACAACAACGTTATGATATGAATTAATAATCCGTAGTCCATCGCCAACAAAAACATTTTGACTTATATTATTATAATTCGAGTCACCAATCAAGCATAATCCAGAAACTTCGTTACTTGTTAAGTTGTTTGCTGTGATGGTATTATTTGAAGACTGTAAGAGGTAAACACCATAGAAGCTGCAATTATATATGCGATTTCCTGTTATAGTAGTATTCCTTGTATTGACTAATTCTATGCCAATGT contains these protein-coding regions:
- the cofE gene encoding coenzyme F420-0:L-glutamate ligase; translation: MSIIQIIGINGLPIIKEGDNLAKLICEAAEKQGTPIRDGDILVVTHVIASRAEGKIVNLDDVVPSEFAKSIAAQFDKDPAMVEVVLRESKSIKRMGDGKLITETKHGFVCANSGVDKSNVPGKRIVALLPDDPDASAERIRQEVKRLTGCDVAVIISDTHGRPLREGEINVAIGVAGIKPIRDRRGEKDLFGYVLRVKQTAVADELCSAAELVIGQADEAVPVALIRGYKYQKFENAKATELVRPPEKDLFL
- a CDS encoding Coenzyme F420 hydrogenase/dehydrogenase, beta subunit C-terminal domain; protein product: MSFNKISFEESLGKNVVAAGKCVGCGTCVVICPFGCLEYMKGEPRIVKECKVCGICAQTCPTYEWSWLKVENFVFGRERKAEEEFGVYRRLAVAKAKNSETLEVCQDGGVATALLLFAMEKGIIDGAVVSGIGGEKPFYPIPKLATTQKEIMECAGTKYSYSPNILALTEGIKQKKTSLAFVGTPCQIRAIRKIQMSGLKKYSAPLKFLVGLMCSECFTYEGLMENHIREALGVNLNSIKKMNIKGKMLVTTESEVKAIPLADVKQYVRKSCRFCDDFSSELADISVGGLGLDGWTFVIIRTKEGEELFEAAEKTGIIETRPVEKGEFALSLLLKLSAKKRKTASEEIAQPKS
- a CDS encoding nitroreductase family protein; its protein translation is MDITELVKSRRSIRRFTSTKVSRELITAVLDLARWSPSAHNAQPWRIIVIDDDEVKKKLAAKMGKVWLFDMLKDGVPKGEAEKIVKVESLDRITKSPIVMIACVTMADMYEYPDQRRRKAEYLMATQSVAAYIQTLLLLAHHHGLGACWICAPLFCQEAIKEVLRLPREFEPQAMVIMGYASEKPQLPPRKPLSEICAFNGWISS
- the cofD gene encoding 2-phospho-L-lactate transferase, with protein sequence MGFVTALAGGVGAAKLLRGLIQIIPPQDLVIVGNTGDDAELYGLHISPDLDIIMYTLAGIIDETKGWGVSGDTFNCLDLLGKLGLETWFKLGDRDLAVHILRTKMLKEGMTLSRVTTELCKMFGVEAKLVPMSNDPVRTKVLSGMLRLEFQEYFVKRETKDAVTGVLFEGAENAKPTPGIIKAIREADRVVVCPSNPILSILPILAVSPIRKELQKTNAYVVGISPIIGGKALKGPADKIMASMGLEASAYGVAKFYADFLDHFIIDKVDEDYKRRIEELDVKVTVTDTVMKTLEDSIRLAKIAMEVK
- a CDS encoding 50S ribosomal protein L38e; its protein translation is MPSEIFDEEKFISISERADYCAVKRLKDVVKLKLRTPRKLYTLKVEPAKAEEIIKKLQCEIREI
- the dapA gene encoding 4-hydroxy-tetrahydrodipicolinate synthase; protein product: MAKRKLEGIFVPHVTPFKRDGSLDEKALRTCVRFWLEGGVSGLVSCGSNGEAPYLSREERKKVIETVMDEVSEKTIVIVGTGSISTRETILFTKDAKDAGVDAALVVTPFYFKLSNKEVLKHYEALLETVDLPIILYSVPKFTGYSLEPNLIQQLASKYENVIGVKDSSGNLGTITETIRLVGDKISVLAGTAEVTLPTLIAGGSGAVIAVANVFPKLCNEIYESFKRRNYEKAGKLQQQISHINEILVKKYNQLSSIKEALNILGLPGGYPRMPSLPLEKENRKEIETFVKNLSAMPLYGKIKKL
- a CDS encoding NfeD family protein, translated to MTMRLTLTIKADELKLAQLLDKFSEQYRATYALKRKNGEFILQMNTDNFGELVRRLNHLKDCIFKVEEIHGGGLLEKLNVKPIKTNVDALVGKETVAKTDVDPINGGVVKLMGELWFCRPEQDKVIKEGTKVRIVRVEGVSLIVEEVEETDV
- a CDS encoding stomatin-like protein, which produces MFETILLTMIIAPIIVVVIAFLASGVRRVNQYEKGIVERWNAYEKTVEPGLRFIIPFVQRMFRVNMREQVIDVPPQEIITEDNVVVTIDAIIYYQVIDPKRALYEVEDFELAIVKLAQTTLRNIVGEMSLDVCLTSREKINTELRKVLDEATDKWGVKVNRIELQRIDPPSDIQQAMHKQKTAEQERRQMRLIATGRKEAAAQDREAAILRAQGEKAAAILKAEGEAKSIETVAAAQAQAIKMVSESANQYFKENAQLNKKLDVIRDTFAQQTKIVVPSSAEILNVLGLEGAPLIPIKSEKKTNEQAEATRG
- a CDS encoding NosD domain-containing protein, with the protein product MLKWIVSGIMVALLFIGMLTFAVEIKPIKGEWTGGTIYIRADGSIDPPDAPIITYDNITYTLTDNIVCPGDGIVIERSNIILDGIDHHIEPIIYNSYTGIQIQQCNNVTIKNMNIENFYGGIFAQGEGNFFVKNCITSNELGLEVSGSFDVFSENNITNSLYGIFFHPDSSNANITKNYFENCKNAGIDLRHTNYDVISENIFVNSGLLNGYSYNNIVVNNTVNGKPLTYLENFSNATIEDSGQVILVNCDAIRIENMTLSFTNIGIELVNTRNTTITGNRIYNCSFYGVYLLQSSNNTITANNLTSNEVSGLCLIGDSNYNNISQNVFVGDGLRIINSYHNVVVNNAVNGKPLVYLEGNSNVVVENAGQVVLVSCTNIRIENLNLSYTSAGIELLNTSYTNIYGNELINSRNGIIIFYGSCYNNISKNNIVGNRGNGISVWASDAQSQTISGNVLSNNFAGIYLQSSFNIIYGNNILNNRWCGVYCLGGINTFFHNNFINNEKQIIFQAHGGHVWDDGYPSGGNYWSDYAGVDFYSGPYQNETGSDGIGDTPYIIDANNVDNYPLMGPFGGLTMEGQNVTAFPSSEVCLIYDNVTVAGLTTANIIDVGPEPPSGFKLAENYYDIKTTANYSGTIRLRIAYDDSNMTAEEEANLCLLHWDESLQEWTNITTAVDIENNIICGETTHLSTFAFAVPYIPGDVDRDLKVKMDDIILLCDAFGSKIGQPNYDPNCDINSDGKISMDDIIIAVEHFGQHYP